GTTTATGTTTGCAGTTGCAGTGTATTGGATATATCTATTCATCTTGCTATTAGATATTGCATTACTATTCTTCAGCTCTAACATATAGTTCTAACAGTGTCTAATGATATAacattgttttgtttattttggaaCTTTTGGAGTTTGTTTCGATTTCtgacttattttttattcttaggCAAGAAATGTACATCCTGATAAAGATCATGGAGATCCTGAGGCAGCAGCCAAAGATTTCAATGTAAGGGAACTGGCTTTACATTTGGTCGTCTGATGTTGCATATAGTTTGACATGATGTGAACTTCTTCCAAAATCTACTGATATAAGCTGCCGAAGAAACATTTGGTATATGGCATTAGGAATTTGTTTGAGTGTCAACAAAGCCAATCTCAGAGCTAAAggatttcaaatatatatgcaatgtCAGTTTCAGTAAGTGTGTGTATTTCTTCTTTGTATACGTGTCTTGCTGTTTCTGTTATATAAAGTGTGTTCCTTGTCGGAACAAATCGCATTGTAAGTAATTTCtgatttgagatttttaaCCAAAATTGTATTCACAGCCTTTCatgattttctttatttctctctgTTATGGAACTTTTTTTGAGTTTAGTGTCATATTGTGTCTTGGATTGGATGCGTATGCTATTCTCGACATTCGCAACTTCTAGTTTGTtgccttttatttttagctatttttcttctaaatAGGCACTGGGAGAGGCTTATCAGATACTAAGCAACCCTGTGCAACGTGAAGCATATGATAGATGTGGGAAAGATGGAGTAATGAAGTAAGTCTCTTATATACTAATGCAcatgtttgaattttatcgaagaaattgaatatttgaagtCTTTATGTTGTAACTGAAACTCCTTTTTAGATTCCTAGTTTGCAGTCTAGCTAACTTGTGACAGATAAATGTAATAGAAATATTATGTAAATATTCTTGAGACCATACATAGAGACAACTTAAAATAACCTTTTCAAAATCAGGAAATTTATCGAGTCAGATTTGATTAAATGAACTGTACCAGCATTATTCGTTATGTTATGTAAGTATTTAGCCAGACCTTGTGCTTTAGCTCTTCCTCGTACAAATTAAACATGAAATCAGTTCTTAACTTATGGTTTTTGCTTTTAGGGACTCGATGGTTGAGCCTACAGTTCTATTTGGGATGATGTTTGGAAATGAGATGTTCGAGAATTATGTCGGGCAGCTTAGATTGCTTTCTTTGACGCCTGCTGAATTTGATCCAGATGAACCCCCTGAGGTTCAAAAACCCAAACTCGAGAAGATAATGAAGGTTTGCTTAGTCCTTTTCTTAATTTGTGCAATGATTTTTCGTTTTTCGCATGGATGCTTAGCTGAGACATTTTCGTCTCTTCACATTAAGACAATGCAAGAGGAGAGGGAAGAGAAGCTCGTAAAGCTTCTGAAAGATCGCCTCGAGCCATACATCAAAGGCGAAAGGGATGCTTTTGTTGAAACAGCGAAATTGGAGTCCAAACGTCTCTGTCAAGCTGGTATGTCATTTTAGTTTACGGacgtgttttatttttcaaaagtgatTCACATCTATTAGCTGTAGATTATCACTTACAGCGAAATTGGACAATCATGCTATTTcactcatttaatttcacttttttagcTTTTGGCAAGGTGCTGTTGCATACCATTGGATACATATACAGAAGGCAAGCTGCACGACAAATCGGGAAGGGGAAGCGCTACATGAAGGTCCCGTTTCTAGCAGAATGGGTGAGGGATAAACGACACACGAGAAACACGCAGTCTGCAGCAGCTCAAGGTGCGAATACTCATCAACTTCAAGTTTCACatttctcttcatttctttattataTGATGAGCTCTAGCTCTTGTTCCCCCCTCTCTGTCTCAGCTGCTATCGCCTACATCCATCTACGCGAGGAATGGAAGAAGTGCAATGAGGAGCAGGTCAAGAACGAGAAGACGCTGAAAACAGCAGAAAACATCAAGGACGCGATCTTTGTTTCCTTCTGGCAAATGAACGTGGTGGATATTGAGACGACCTTGTCTCACGTAAGCCAAGCAGTAAGTTTCTTGCCCTCGTTGTATGTTGAAACCATTCCCAACTCTCAGATATGGATTCTTTCCTTGTCTTGACTTTTGGAAATTGTATGCATCAGGTTCTCAGAGATAACAATGCTTCCAAGGATGTTCTGAGAAAACGGGCTCGTGCACTGAAAACACTCGGTAAAATTTTCCAAGTAAGTTTTCTAGTATCCCTGGGGTATCCTTCTATTTAGCACTTGTTGATCTCAAACTTATATGGagtaaatgtttttttttcaggaGGAAGTGCTTTTCTCTGGTATTTAGTGTAGAAAAAGGCAAGAAAATGTGACAGATGCATTAAAGATCTGTTGGGATGGAGAGTGTTGTTATATAAGTATGTAGATGTGAAGTTTAAGTGAATTTCCTAGCAACTACAGAcaggaaaaaaatagttatattctAGCAATGCAATTTTCTCTCGCTTGATTCACAACATttgtgttttcatttgttgGGCCTTGTGTCAATTTTTGATGTTTTCAGTTTAATTGATGAAAATACTTAAATCCCAATTTGTCTCTTtggtttttgaaaataaagataatgtctcctcttttcttttcatttactATTATCtctttctcctactttataATCTATTCAGTTTAATATGTTAAACATATTTTCCTTGATTTTTATGATGAAGTGCttattaatttactaaaaataaaactgatATCAAATGTTACTCACTTTTGGTATTGTAATAATTTTGTgcactaaattaattaataagaagcTAAAGTGATGCAAAACGTATAAACAATGGATGAATTAGAGAGTAATTAGAGAAATTATAGTTTTCctacaaatgaaaatatttctatGAATCAAAATCGGACTTCAAAACAATGAAACCTTACTATTTATAAGTGGTTTGGAAACACTCAGAAATACAacgaaaattagaaaatgaaaaataactccggaaaaacagaaaattgtCTTTTTTGAATGATGCTTGATGGCCAAATTTCATCGTAAATACCGTGCGATTTCGCGTCATTCTGACATAGtcttttatatttgtaattttggcGTCAACAACCAACTCGATCTGCATCTTAAAGTCTTCAATTTGGATGGATAAACATGGTATCATCTATGTTTTAatgttggaaaatatatttgacaCTCAGTAGAAAGTCGATTGTTGATAGGGTAGACGTCCATTCATATAGTGGATTTATATCATTTCCTATCAACAGAGAGGTGTGAGAATTCtcctaaataaattacaaagaTAGGCTGCTTTATCGATACATTGTCAATTCATTTACaatttaattcatatattatctattaaaagaagaaataaagttGGTTAGCAAAGAAAAAGTGGTCTTAACACAGCCAATAATTGTGAAATAATAAAGTTGGAGATAATGGAGGGTTTTATTAAGCTTGGTTTTGAGGGGAGATGTCCAAACTTCCTAACACCactttttttgtcaaaaagagaaagaaaagaagtgactgatttaataaataaattgtactttgattaattaattaagaagagAGATAGTGCTTTGGATCTTTATTATCCACGATTGTCTTTTGGAGTGGCATTTGGTGGATTGTTTTTGTCTTCTTGGATGATTAATGAAACCCACTAATCTTCCAAGTCTTCCTCAAAAGCCATTTTTAGCCCTACCTAATTTGTCCACAACACCCACTTGAAATCACACTTTTACcccttttgatatttttctagTAGTAGCAGTACATATTTTAGCTTCTAATATACTATGTGCATGGGTGTTGTGGTGTgggaataattaattaagctgcATAATTCAACAACATATTCTATGTGAACGAAGCTAAGAGCAAAGCAAAGACGAATCTACgaaatttttagttttgtggAGGAATACAGAAAGAAACtatcttattaaatactccctccgtcccataaaagatgacacactttcctttttagtttgtcccacaaaagatgtcacatttccctttttggaaaaagttctctctcacatgaatataaaaattatattttctctctccatttaacacacaaaacaaaacctcctaaaatctcgtaccattttcaaagtataccaacttctctgggacggagggagtactattttaaatcAATGCATGTATAATTTGTTAGAATGGGTGAGAATTTGGTTGAACTGAGAACACAATTTGGTTGGTATCCAAAATTTCATATTCTACTACTCCTACTAGATTAAATGAGCGAGAAAATGAACTAATTTTGTGGAAcagattgaaataaaaaaaaaaaaattgttaatattGGAGAGGGCATGTATTATTCACTTAAATTTATAGCAATATTAGTCATGTAAAATACGTATTCATTGATTAACATTAACTCGGTCACCTTCATTTGCGTTAAGagtttcattttgtttagATGGATATTTTAGAAATGATTCATAAAATGAGCAAATAATGGGAAATTCTCTGTAcaatatgcatgattttgtAAACTAAAATCTCCCAAAGAATAATTCGATGACATTAATCAGTAATTATCAGATGATCAGTTTTGCATTAAtgcatattcaaatttatctcttactatattttttcctGCCGTTTGGATAATACTTGAACATGCCATGCATCAAACCTACAATGAACTTTAACAAAAGACATATAGggattgataaattaattaaattattcgcCGATAGTGCACCTTTACAGTGTCCAATAATGCTTGATTTCGTCACATATATTTGAATGGCAATTTGCATGATATGATTTGAAGTTCACTGGTACACTTCATATCCCATTTCAGACTTTTATTCCAATGATCGAGTTTACtatgattaataaaaaaaattaaaaactctAATCTTCCTAAAAATACCCAATTATAAGATAATACTAAGATCTATGAGGACCAAATACAAAACCATACACAAATTCAAGGACTTAACAACAGAAAAAGAAggtaaattaataaagtttaTAACATtattcaaaactgaaaaaatgaGCGTTACATATGTAGCGTTGTCAAACCATAATAATCTCTGAttggattaaaataatttctctctccactaACTGCTAATTAGACTTAGTGCcccaacaacaacaaaatgcTGTCCCTCAACTTTATGCCTATTTTCcccaattttaaatatcaaaaggCTGAAGAATTGCTTCTTTAGAACATAATTCCAGTTTATCTGCGTTAAATATGATATAACGTCCTGTTATggaagaataaattaattattcaattcacTGTTTCTATTGGTTTGCATTTAAATAGAGCAGCCAAAAGAGAAACTCCCCCTCTTCTCTGCACTAAGAGaaaagaaacagaaaaagtttgttgatgaagaattgaagaagaaCAAAATGAGCTACAAGAAAATCAGCCTCCTTTTCCTCATCATTTCTGCAGCTCTCTTTTCCACTTCTTTTGCAGGCAATTAATATCTATgaattcatttcttttttttttgtg
The nucleotide sequence above comes from Salvia hispanica cultivar TCC Black 2014 chromosome 5, UniMelb_Shisp_WGS_1.0, whole genome shotgun sequence. Encoded proteins:
- the LOC125186435 gene encoding chaperone protein dnaJ 10-like isoform X1, with product MAVDKEYYEKLGVGVDASDEDISKAYYQKARNVHPDKDHGDPEAAAKDFNALGEAYQILSNPVQREAYDRCGKDGVMKDSMVEPTVLFGMMFGNEMFENYVGQLRLLSLTPAEFDPDEPPEVQKPKLEKIMKTMQEEREEKLVKLLKDRLEPYIKGERDAFVETAKLESKRLCQAAFGKVLLHTIGYIYRRQAARQIGKGKRYMKVPFLAEWVRDKRHTRNTQSAAAQAAIAYIHLREEWKKCNEEQVKNEKTLKTAENIKDAIFVSFWQMNVVDIETTLSHVSQAVLRDNNASKDVLRKRARALKTLGKIFQEEVLFSGI
- the LOC125186435 gene encoding chaperone protein dnaJ 10-like isoform X2, whose translation is MSHHARNVHPDKDHGDPEAAAKDFNALGEAYQILSNPVQREAYDRCGKDGVMKDSMVEPTVLFGMMFGNEMFENYVGQLRLLSLTPAEFDPDEPPEVQKPKLEKIMKTMQEEREEKLVKLLKDRLEPYIKGERDAFVETAKLESKRLCQAAFGKVLLHTIGYIYRRQAARQIGKGKRYMKVPFLAEWVRDKRHTRNTQSAAAQAAIAYIHLREEWKKCNEEQVKNEKTLKTAENIKDAIFVSFWQMNVVDIETTLSHVSQAVLRDNNASKDVLRKRARALKTLGKIFQEEVLFSGI
- the LOC125186435 gene encoding chaperone protein dnaJ 10-like isoform X3 — protein: MSVSALGEAYQILSNPVQREAYDRCGKDGVMKDSMVEPTVLFGMMFGNEMFENYVGQLRLLSLTPAEFDPDEPPEVQKPKLEKIMKTMQEEREEKLVKLLKDRLEPYIKGERDAFVETAKLESKRLCQAAFGKVLLHTIGYIYRRQAARQIGKGKRYMKVPFLAEWVRDKRHTRNTQSAAAQAAIAYIHLREEWKKCNEEQVKNEKTLKTAENIKDAIFVSFWQMNVVDIETTLSHVSQAVLRDNNASKDVLRKRARALKTLGKIFQEEVLFSGI